CTCTGACACTGCTCTTCTGCCTCATGAGCTGTTGTCCAGCCACACCTCCCTGACTCTGTCCTCGTGCTGCTGGTGGTTCAGAGGTCTGTGGATTTTGGCTGAGTTCTGGGCTGTTGAAAGCCTCGTGACGCTTCGTTCTATTATCAGTGGCGTGAGGTGACGTTCCCAGAGTTGTGCGATCCTCAGGTCCGGTAGTGTCTTCTTCCAGTTACTGGTTTCAAACAAGCCAAAAGTCTGACTGTGCTGTTTGTGAATCCTCTGAGGAAGCTGCTGTTCTCCTGGGGTCTACCTTCCCCATGCTGCCTGCCTAGCTTTCCCCCATTTAGTGGCACACTGGGGACTTCAGAGATGACTCCGAAATCTGTCCCAAGAAGATTGCTGAGTCAGTTTCCGTAGAGGTCACAACAGTTCAGCAGCCTGCCATCCAGTCATTCAACAGAAATTTGGGAAACTTTCACTTCACGCCCTGTGCCAGGTGCCACAGAGACAGCTACTTACTCACTGCAGGGCTCATCGCTGGGGAGACAGATAAGCGGACGGGCAGTCCCCAACCTCTGTGAAAGATGTGTGGTCAGGGAGCAGTGCGGGCCTGTGCGGCATCTAACCAAGTCAGGGGCGTTGCCGGGCAGGgacagggaaggcttcctggaacaGGTGGCCTCCAAGTGGGGCTCTGAAGACTGAGAAGGAGCCAGGCAAAGAGCAGGGGTAGGTGAGAGCATCTGATGCAGAAGGAGAATATACAAAGGCCCGGAGGCCGGGGGCAGGACAGGGTACCTTTGGGGACATTGCATGTAACTGACCATATTTGGAGTTTGGATTTGAAAGTGGTGGAAGAGATGGAGATGGTGAGACAAGTAGTAAGCACGCCAGCCTTCCAGGTGAGCTCCTTTCCGATGAGCGCTCTCTTATCCCATGGAACGTTGAGAAGTTTGGACCTTTCCCACTGTGGCAGAGGTTTCCTGAGGCTCTCGCATACGTAGCCTATGGTTGCCCATTGAATCTTTCTGCCAGTCAGCATGGTGACTGGCACAAGCCCATTTTCCAGAGCCAGGGATTCAGTTGCAGCAAGACATGGCCCTGTCTGGGAGGTCAACATGAAGAAGGCAGTGGCTGTCGTTGTGCAACCCAGAAATCCCAATCCTGTTTCCCGTCTCCGTCTTGATCGTGGATTCAGCAGCAGTGAGCTCACCAATGTAGTGGGTGGCACAGCCAGGATCTTGACTCCGGCTCCACAGCAGCACAGTCTGGAAAACTCTGAGGGGAGAGAGATCCCCACTGTTCCCTGGGTCTGGCTACAGAGCCAGAAATGGGGGAAAGGCATGGGCCTGGGTCGCCTCTGACCGCTCACGTACCATCCAGGAGGCCCTGGCCTCTCGCTGAACCCTGCCACTCCTCTTTGGCATGGCCTCTTCCCAAACCCCCAAACTGCCTCCTTACCCACAAAAGTGGTCTCTGAGTGTCACAGTTCAGtgtgacccccacccccacccacagtTCCCCAAATAGGGCTGGACCCCTGATCCTGATCCAGCTGTGGCTATCCAGCCCCTTCCTGGGGACTTTGGACTTTGAGGGGGGCATGCCCAGGTGTGCTGGGAATCCACACTCTCCCTGGCTGGACCTAGAACCTGTGGACTCTAGTCCCGAGGGCAGTCGTGTTCTGCCTGTGCCTGGAAACACAAGAAACTTGActgcagagagaagaaagaggagagagaaacagcGCGAGGAACCTGCCCGTCTCTGGGGCTTTTTCTGTTCCATGACTTTCTAAGGCCAGTGGGGTCCCCTCCCCTGCTTTCTTATTCCCGAGTTCTGTGAAATTCCCCAATCCTTACTTTTGATCTCAAACCAGCTCAAGGTGGTCTGTTTTCCTTTCAACCAAAGAAAGGTGCTCCTGGTGGCTAAAGGTACATATTCTACAGCTAGATTTCCAGGCCGGAATCCTGCCCTCCACAACATGTGAACGACACCCGTGTTGCATATAGAGCGTGTCTGTGAAGAATTGAGTTAGTGCCcgcaaagtgcttagaacagcgTCTGGTACGTGCGAGTACCCCGCAGCGGGAAACCACCTCCTTCTTGGTCTTCTGGgcacttttgagagtgaaaggagGCACTAATAGCAATCACACTGTGTACACTGGAATGCCCCAGGCAAACCAGGCTTTAGCGGTATTCCTCTATCTGTAGGTTAAACtaacaaaaaacccacacaaaTCACATTTCGTTCTTCAGGAAGGCATATTAGGCAGGGACTGCCATTTTCTCGCTGAGACAAACATCATGCCAGTAAACTGGCCCATGGTGGGGCGGCAGAGGGAGAGGGCCCAGGTGGGGGCGGACACCCTTGCCTGCACAGTTGATGTGGAGCCAGAAAGCTGACTCTGGCTGCAGGAGAAAGGTCAGGGTTGCATTTCCCTTCCTTGCTTCTTGATGGATGATCCATTTTTTGAAATACGGATGTCCCAAGGCCAGTGAGACTGGTGCCATTCCAGTAAAGGGCCACTCTGTGGGCGGGACGGTGGGAAGGGACCCGAAGGTGGGGTCAAGGGAGGCCCCAAAACAGCCTACACAGCAGGAGGGATGGCCGGGGCTCTAGAGCTATAAGTGGCCCCTCGCGGCCCTGATGGGCGTCTCGCCATGCTGTTcctggggctgctgctgctgctgcccctgcTGGCTGGTGCCCGCCTGCTGTGGAACTGCTGGAAGCTCAGGAGCCTCCACCTCCCGCCTCTTGTCCCGGGCTTCCTGCACCTGCTGCAGCCCGACCTCCCCATCTATCTGCTTGGCCTGACTCAGAAATTCGGGCCCATCTATAGGCTCCACCTTGGGCTGCAAGGTGAGAGCCTGTTCTCGCTCTGGCCCTCACCATAGGAGGgcggagggggcggggagggtcCTCTCCCTCCGCTGACGCTGCTTTGGCTCTCctgcagatgtggtggtgctGAACTCCAAGAGGACCATTGAGGAAGCCATGGTCAAAAAGTGGGCAGACTTTGCTGGCAGACCTGAGCCACTTACCTGTAAGGGCTGggggcatttttctttcttaaatttttttttttttaagaaatggggtcttgctatgttgcccaggctggtcttgaattcctggtctcaagtgatcctcctacctcagcctcaagTGGGAGCCACCTTTGGGGGCTCCCCTATTCCAGGTCCCTGGAGGCTGTTGGGGGGCATATCTTGGGGGGAGGAAGCAGGGGTTGGGGAGGCAGAAGAAGGTCAGGCCCTTGGCCTCCTTGGCCAGTTCCCACCCTCCAGCCCCCAACTCCTCCTGCAGACAAGCTGGTGTCTAAGAACTACCCAGATCTGTCCTTGGGAGACTACTCTCTGCTCTGGAAAGCCCACAAGAAGCTCACCCGCTCAGCCCTGCTGCTGGGCATCCGTGACTCCATGGAGCCCGTGGTGGAGCAGCTGACCCAGGAGTTCTGCGAGGTAAGGCTGGGCTCCTGAGGCCACCTCGGGTCAGCCTCGCCTCTCGAAGTAGCTCCCGCCCTGCCCGCTGCACACCGGCCTGCTGAGCTCCTGTTCCTTCTCCACAGCGCATGAGAGCCCAGGCTGGCACCCCTGTGGCCATTGAGGAGGAATTCTCTTTCCTCACCTGCAGCATCATCTGTCACCTCACCTTTGGAGACAAGATCAAGGTGCTTCACAGTCCCTCTggccacccccagcccctcccttgAGCCTCTCCTTGTCCTGAACTGAAAGCACGCCCTCCTTTTCTACCAGGAGGACAACTTAATGCCTGCCTATTACAAATGTATCCAGGAGGTGTTAAAAACCTGGAGCCACTGGTCCATTCAAATTGTGGACGTGATTCCCTTTCTCAGGGTAAAGACCTGGAGCCTAGACACCCCTGGGTCGttgggagaggctggggtggaggaAGAAGCTTCTTCCTACAGCTGCATTCTCATGCTTCCCGCCACAGTTCTTCCCCAATCCAGGTCTCCGGAGACTGAAGCAGGCCATTGAGAAGAGGGACCACATCGTGGAGAAGCAGCTGAGGCAGCACAAGGTGGGGACTGTGCATGGACGGCCTCCCCTCGGCCCACAGCCAGTGATGCTACCGGACTCAGCACTGCTACTAGGAGGGTTCTTTTGCATGCCCCAGTTATGGGCCTGTTGCCACTCTGTACTCCTCTCCCCAGGCCAGCCGCTCAGCCCGCTCCCTTCACCCTCTGCAGGAGAGCTTGGTGGCAGGCCAGTGGAGGGACATGATGGACTACATGCTCCAGGTGGTGGCGCAGCCGAGCATGGAAGAGGGCTCTGGACAGCTCCTGGAAGGGCACGTGCACATGGCTGCAGTGGACCTCCTCATCGGTGGCACTGAGACCACCGCACACACTCTCTCCTGGGCCGTGGTTTTTTTACTTCACCACCCTGAGGTGTGCCCTGGTGACAAGAAAAGGCTCCTTCCCAGCAGCCTGGCCAGGGTGGTGGGCACCCTCACTCAGCTCTGCTGAGAACTGTGCGGCTGGGGCTGTGCTTGCCCAGAGGGGCCGCAGTCTCCTCACTCAGGCTCACTGGGTCGCTGAGGAAATGGCTGGAGGCTGGGCAGCTGTGGGCTGCTGTGACAGGACTCCACCCGATCATTCCCCAGATTCAGCAGCGACTGCAGGAGGAGCTAGACCACGAACTAGGCCCCGGTGCCTCCAGCTCCCGGGTCCCCTACAAGGACCGTGCACGGCTGCCCTTGCTCAATGCCACCATCGCCGAGGTGCTGCGCCTGCGGCCCGTTGtgcccctggccctgccccaccGCACCACACGGCCCAGCAGGTGACTCCCGAGGGTTGGGATGAGTGAGGAAAGCCCGATCCCAGCGAGGTCCTGGCCAGCCGCTAACTCCAGCCCCCTTCAGCATCTCCGGCTATGACATCCCTGAGGGCACAGTCATCATCCCAAACCTCCAAGGCGCCCACCTGGATGAGATGGTCTGGGAGAGGCCACATGAGTTCTGGCCTGGTATGTGGGGGCCCAGGGGCCTGCTGTGAAAAGGTGGCGGAGGTTGGTCCCCGCAGCCGCTGAACGCCTCCCCACCCACCTGTCCACCCGCCTGCAGATCGCTTCCTGGAGCCAGGCAAGAACTCCAGAGCGCTGGCCTTCGGCTGCGGGGCGCGTGTGTGCCTGGGAGAGCCCTTGGCACGACTGGAGCTCTTCGTGGTGCTGACCCGACTGCTGCAGGCCTTCACGCTGCTGCCCCCGGGGGatgccctgccctccctgcagcccctgccccacTGCAGTGTCATCCTTAAGATGCAGCCTTTCCAAGTGCGGCTGCAGCCCCGGGGGTTGGGGGCCCACAGCCCGGGCCAGAGCCAGTGACGGGGCAGGACTGATGCCAGCCGGGTACCTCAGTTTCTCCTTTATTGCTCCCGTACGAACCCCTCCCCCCACTGTAAACATAGTGCTGCGAGATCACTGGCAGAGAAGGCTTCCTCCAGTGGCCGGGTGGTGAAGGCCCTGGCTCTTCTCTCGGGGCGACCCCGCAGTGCTCGGCAGTCATACTGGGGTGCGAGAGAGGTGGGCAGCAGCTCAGCCTCCCCCGGCTGGGGAGCGAAAGTTTCTTGGTCTCAGCTTCATTTCCGTGAAGGGCACCGAGAACTCGAAGCCCTTCCAGTAGTACCAGCTCACTCCCTGGGAAAGGGGTTGTCAAGAGAGTCAAAGCCGGATGTCCCATCTGCTCTTCCTGTTTCTCTTAAGGAGGTGGCTCCGAGCACTCAACCAACCTCCCCACACAGCTCCCCTCCTGACCCTCCGCCACAGAGGATCGAGGCTTAACCCTGAGCTGGCCCTTTCCACCCAATAAATCACCTCCAGCTCCCTCTGTGAGGCTGGCACGATTGTTCCGTTTCACCCAGCCGCTCAGTCCCTTGCCTGTTACACTGTGGGGCTGAAACCTAGGCAGGCCGAGCCCCAGCCACCCCGGCTCTGTGCCCCCTCCACACCCCTCACCTGATGGTCCACTGTGCTCCCGTAGAGCCCGTTGAGGTTGGCGTAGTGGCAGTTCCTGTACCACCAGGCCCCTCGGTAGGAGACGGCGCAGGAGATGAGCAAGTTGTTGGGGTCCCGATCACGGGCAGAGAAGACACTGCCGCTGTGGTAGCTCATGGAGTCCCCTGGGCAGGGTGGAGGAAGGAGTCATGAGGgcctcccctcccagcctcaccctcccagccTCGCAGCCTGTGCTTACCTGCGGTGCCGTGGTAGCCCTCCAGGTGCAGGCGGTAGTACTCCGCAGCCGAGTCTACGCGGAAGGAGTCGTACTGGGCGAACACAGCCTCGTCCCCAGCCCGTAGGTCCACGCGCATGGAGTAGTCACCTGCCTGCGTCAGGCTGTGCAGGGCCTCGTTGCCTGGGGGTGGGAGATATGACCTCATCAGGGTCCTGGTGTCCACAGGGCCCCCATCCCATCCGTAGTTCCCCAACCCCTGTGAGGTACTGACCCAGCCAGAACTCCCCAGAGATGTTCCCAAAACCGTGGGCATAGTCCTCCCAGTCCCTCCAGaagtctgtctgtccatccatgcGGCGCTGGAACACCTGGGAAGCAAGTGGGGGCACCATCAGCCTCTGGCTCCCGGGGCAGCAGCCCCTGCCCTGCACAGACCCCTGGGCTTCCCAATGCCACCCACCAGCCAGCCACCCCCGTCAGTCTCCATGTCACAAAACACGTTCAGGGGCCGCTCGCGGTTGCCGTTGAGAAAGATGGTGGTGGTCCTGGAGGCACCGGCTCCGTTCTGCATCTCCTCCCCGCAGTCCCTGGGGAAGGGGATCCGCAGCCCACCTGGGGAGAGGAGAGCAGGGGCCAGTCCTTTTCCAAGCCTTGGACCGTGGCTGCCCACCCAGCCCCTGGTCCCGGCTCGTGCGTCCAGGTACCGGTGGTGAAAGAGGTGGACACGGGTGGCAGGAGGCTCTCGCCCCACATGGCCTGGAGTCGTGCATTGTAGGGGGTGGAGGGAAAGAGGCCGAGGAGCTGGTGAGATGTGACCCCTCCAGGGAGCAGGATCTCCTGTGGAACAGACAAGGAGAGATCAGGGGAGAGGGAGGTGGAGTCCCTCAGGGAGGGCCAGAGGCAGCACCTCCTGGAGTCACCCAGGGAGGGGAGTTGGTCAGTGGGGCCGGGGCACCTGGGTCCGGCCACCAGGGGTGTCGAAGCTGAGCAGGTAGCCTGTGGGCCGGACTTGGGGCTCAGTCCAAGTGAGCAGGGCCGTGCGGGGGGTCACTTCCTTGGCCTCCAAGTCCCGAGGGGCCTCTAGCCCTAGGAGGGAAAGCAGGAAGAGGAGATGGGGATGAGGCCCATCCTGGCTCCCTCTACCTCCTCTCCCCCGTCCCACACACCCCACAGACCCTACCTGTGGTGAAGGTGATGCTGGCTGGGGAAGTGAGGTTGGGGCCCCGCAGGCCGCGCACAGTGGCGGTGTAGTTGGTGTGGAGGATGAGGTCATGCAGGGGGTAGTCCACCGCGTTGCCTGGGGCCTCGGCCTGCAGAGGCGGGGCTGGGAGTGCGAAGAGGGGCGTCAACGCCTCCCCCTCCATCCCCGGCCAGAGTCCAGTCTCCCCCCTGCAATCCCCACCCGGAACAAGTCCCCTCCAGAGgcctcagccctgctcaccccCAGGGGCTGTGACCTGGACGTCATAGGTGTCCACGGGATTCTGGGGGGGCTTCCAGTGCAGCACGGCGAACCCCTCGGTCAAGTTCAGTGCACGCAACTGGGTGGGGCCGTCAGGaactgggggaaggggaggggctcAGAGGGGTCCCCGCTGGTCTCTCTAGTCCCTGCCTCCCCAGACTCCACCGGCCTCCTGTCCGCAATCGGAGCCTCTGCCACCTCCCTTtcaccctcctccttctctctcaacTCCCACCCACGCCATTTTCTTGGCTCCCGCCTCTTGCCCCAGGGCCCAGTCCATCTCACCTGTGGTGAGGAAGCCTGTGAGAGGCTCACTCTCCTCAAAGCCTCGGACGGAGACCACGGTCACCTCGTAGCGAGCGCCTGGGATCAGCCCCTGGAGTTTCTGGGTCCGGGCCCGGCCGTCCACCTGCACGCTCTGCGGCTCCCCTGAAAACATTGGGGATCGAGGGTTACCCAGGGAACCCCAGGACGGCTGGAGGGTGGGCAGAGTGCAGGGGAGAGGGGAAACGCGAGGCAATGAGCCCACGGCAAAGGTACCACCTCCGTCCGCCAGCTGGTAGGAGACTTTGAAGCTGTCCGCCCGGGACGGCGGGGGCATCCAGTTGACCTTGGCTGAGGTCTCCCTGATTTCACTGAATTGGAGGTCACGGGGGCTCTCCAGAACTGCAGAGGGGGCAAGGAACAATGATgcgggcaggggcagggaggctCCTCCCTACGAGTCCCACCCCTCGCCTCTGCTCCAGCACAGACTCAGCACCCCTTTTCCTCTAGTCCCCGGAATGCAAGTCGCTCTGCAGATTCCTCCAGGCCCACCACCAACTCGCCCACCCCACTGCTGGCTGAGGCACCAGGTCCCCCCCGTTAGTACAAAGACCCCCACTTTGGGGCAGAGTGTGTGTGGATCCTTACCTGGGCTGAGGGTGCGAGCAGTGCCCTGGATGCTATCGGCCTTATGGGGTCCTCGCAGCCCATACAGTGTCAGGCTGTACAGCGTCCCCGGACGCAGGTCCCGAAGCACGGCTGAGTGCCGTGTCCCCGGCACCATCAGCTCGCGCTGCAGCAGAGGACGGGGATGCGGCTCCAGAGTGCTTGGTGATGGAACCCCAAAGCGGAGCAGGAAGGAGTCGAAGGCCCCAGGTGGGGCCTCCCAGTTGAGCCTCAGTGAACTGGTGGTCACATCAGTCACAGACAGCTGGGACAGGCGGGGTCCTGGCTCCCCCGAGGTCTGACCAGCAGGGGCCGGCCCTGCATGGAGTGGGTGGGAGAGAAGGGATTGGAGACAGAAGTACACCAGCTTGGTGACCCAGAGCACATCCCTTCCacccccctccctgcccctgttTCTCTATCTGTAACCAGGGACTTGCAGCACAGGGGGGCCCTATGGGGCAGAGCTCGCGTCCAGCCCACCCGTCCTCTCTCCCTGATACCAGCTTCACGCTCTTTCCCTGCGACCACCACTTCTGAGCCCTCCTTTCCCCCCTCAGAGTCCCAGACTAGAGGTCAGAGATGCCTGTTGGTACCTGTGGTGCCCTCAGCTGAGAGGGGCCCCAGGCGCTTCCCTTCACGGAGGCCATAGAGGAGGAACCTGTAGGGGGTGCTGGGCTCCAGGCCTGAGATGAGGATCTTGCTCTGGTCACCGTCCACGAGCAAGGCCTGGGGCTGCCCGTTCGTGTCCTCATACTGGACCACGAAGGAATCAAAGGGGCCCTGGGCCACGCTCCACGAGAGGCGCATGGAGTCTGGGGCTGTGTCGGTCACGGCCAGCACCCCTAGGCGGGGCTCTTCAGGAGGCTCAGGGGCCTCTGGGGCTAACTCTGGGGCTGGCGTGTCCTCTTCTGGGGCTGCGTGGGAAAAGCCCAGGGCAGAATCTGAGTGAGGGGTGCCGTGGGGCCCTCCGTTTTTATCTTTCAGGCTTGGCCCAAGGCTGAGGGGGGAAGTTTACAGGTCCAGGCCCAGTCAGACCATGAAGTCGCTGTGGCCTCGTGACTCCCGCGAGCTCCCCGGCTGTCGGAGTCAGGTGCTCACTTCCCCCTTCCACACCCCAGTGTCCTCCCGAGCCCAGCCTGAGCTATCACAGGCTCCGCCCCCACCCACGCCGGGACACATTCACTGAGCTTGGGGAGTGTGGTGCTCCCTTCTGAGAGAAGCTGAGGGTGGATCTGGCTGGTAAAGGTGACTGGCAAATCCCGCCAGCCGTGGCTTGGTCAGGCCTGAGGTGGGCATCAGTGAGCGCTGGAAGCGGAGCCTGTAGCACAAATGCAGCCACTTCTGTTGGTTTCTGTGTCCCCGCTCATTTTGTTTTCCAGTGATTTTCCTCTAAAGAAAATGCTCCTGACTCATCTGTGGCAGGGAGGTTTGCCGCTCTCTGGACAAGGCCACCCTTCGGGGAGGCGACAGCTGCCCCAGTGAGTAATGAGGAGCAGCGGCAGTGATGGGGCAGAGTTGGGGCTGGGAGATGAGGGAGCCCCTGCCAGGGCCTTTCCCTCCCACCTGGCCTGGCTCCTGCTCTGGACTCCTTGATGGATATTGAAGCCCACAAGGCTGCAgactcctcctccttcctggggACAGGCCAGGGTGCCCCACTCCCACCTGCCCACTCCTGCAGTCATCTTTGTCTTCAGCCCAAATGCACAAGGAAACCCTCACAAGGTGGCTTGCTATAGCCAAGCACAGCAGCCTCACCTGTCATTCCCAGGGTGGAGACTGGGCCCAGGCGCTTTCCCCCAACGAGCCCGTAGAGCAGAAACTTGTACTTCTTGCCAGGCTCCAGGTCCTCTATGGTGACCGTGTGCTGGTCTGCGGCCACAGGCACTGCCCTGGGCTGCCCGTCTGTGTCCCTGTACTGGACCACGAAGGATTCAAAGGGGCCCTGGGCTACCGTCCAGGACAGGTGCAGGGAGCTGGAGGTCTCCTCGGTCACGGTCAGTTCCCCCAGGCGGGGAGGTGGCTCCTTCTCCAGGGAAGCTgtgcagagggaggagggaaagctCTTAGTCACATGCTGCCTGTGCCTAAGCCCTGGCAGCTTCCTGGAGGTGTGAGGTTCTGGGAAAGCGTCCCTCCAGTGTAGCCCCAGGGACAGCTCCTTGAGGAGACACACAGGCTTgctcccaccatgccccacagCAATGAGGGAGAACAGCCCCCTCCTTCTCTGGAGGCCGCTGCCCAAACTCCATCCTGCCCTGCTCCTTCCCTACTGTGATCGAGGGTGCGGTAAATACATTAAAGATCATCTCCCGAGGGAGGGGTGGCTGGGGGTGCAGAGAGGGCCTGTGTTTACCGTGACCCCCGCCCCTGAGCAGGAATGAGGCCGGAGCTGAGAGAGACTCCCGGGAGGTCTTGGGTTATCAGGGAGACATCCCAAACATCGAGAGCTGGTCTGGGCAGCTGGCCAACGCATGGCTCCCATCCGTGCCAGGCTGTGACCTCTCCCTTGTCCCCTTGTGGCCATCAGCCTGAACATCCGTGCCTCCTGCTTCCCCAGCCCCACACCGACCCCACGGGGCCGAACAGAGGGTGGAGCAGAGGCTTGCCCGGGTGAGGCTGGTGCCGATGGGTGGGGGTAGAGAGAGAGTCTGTACCCCGTCCCCACAGTGAGAGTTTGGGAAGAGAATTCTGGAGTCCCAGGGACCAGGCCCCGACTGGCCGGCTGCTCTGTCCTCctctgggcatagtgactcatggTCCTGGGAGTAGGGCGAGGGTCAGTGACCCACCACACCCCTTCCTTGGGGGGCTGAGTCACGGGCACAGTGACACCAGGTTTTTCC
This genomic window from Chlorocebus sabaeus isolate Y175 chromosome 17, mChlSab1.0.hap1, whole genome shotgun sequence contains:
- the CYP21A2 gene encoding steroid 21-hydroxylase yields the protein MLFLGLLLLLPLLAGARLLWNCWKLRSLHLPPLVPGFLHLLQPDLPIYLLGLTQKFGPIYRLHLGLQDVVVLNSKRTIEEAMVKKWADFAGRPEPLTYKLVSKNYPDLSLGDYSLLWKAHKKLTRSALLLGIRDSMEPVVEQLTQEFCERMRAQAGTPVAIEEEFSFLTCSIICHLTFGDKIKEDNLMPAYYKCIQEVLKTWSHWSIQIVDVIPFLRFFPNPGLRRLKQAIEKRDHIVEKQLRQHKESLVAGQWRDMMDYMLQVVAQPSMEEGSGQLLEGHVHMAAVDLLIGGTETTAHTLSWAVVFLLHHPEIQQRLQEELDHELGPGASSSRVPYKDRARLPLLNATIAEVLRLRPVVPLALPHRTTRPSSISGYDIPEGTVIIPNLQGAHLDEMVWERPHEFWPDRFLEPGKNSRALAFGCGARVCLGEPLARLELFVVLTRLLQAFTLLPPGDALPSLQPLPHCSVILKMQPFQVRLQPRGLGAHSPGQSQ